A region from the Rosa rugosa chromosome 6, drRosRugo1.1, whole genome shotgun sequence genome encodes:
- the LOC133718242 gene encoding dynamin-related protein 4C-like: MGAAKQTDLACISEGEGSSCVEKHAILEAAPIVSSYNDKIRPLLDAVDKLRSLMVMEEGIQLPTIVVVGDQSSGKSSVLESLAGISLPRGQGICTRVPLIMRLQHHSSPEPEFQLEYNGKVEHTDEVNIADDIVNATNAIAGAGKGISKTPLTLLVKKDGVPDLTMVDLPGITRVPVHGQPEDIYDQIKDMIMEYIKPEESIILNVLSATVDFTTCESIRMSQSVDRAGDRTLAVVTKVDKAPEGLLEKVTADDVSIGLGYVCVRNRIGDETYEEARAISQQLFQTHPLLSKIEKSMVGIPVLAQKLVQIQASSIARNLPDIVKKINDKLSSCLLELNKMPKKLSSVAEAMTAFMQIIGSSKESLRKILVRGEFDEFPDDKRMHCTARLYEMLSQYSDQLHKCEESDPKSNFLVEEIKILEEAKGINLPNFVPRNAFLVILQGKVKGISSIPIGFVEKVWSYIEEVVMSLLMHNTENYYQLQECTRRAGRNLITRMKERSVEWMMEIVEMEKLTDYTCNPEYVSEWSRLMGQQDAFVHTVLSKNYSTISVEGIGEVEVGVLRQYNHVLSQAFDLKMRMTAYWKVVLRRLVDCMALHLQLSVSKLVNQDMESEIVNELMGPNCGGGIEKMLEESPAVAIKREKLVKSIKKLRDSKEVVAKILDGVAT, translated from the coding sequence ATGGGAGCAGCAAAGCAAACAGATTTAGCATGCATTTCAGAAGGTGAAGGATCATCATGTGTAGAAAAACATGCCATCCTTGAAGCAGCACCTATTGTGTCATCCTACAATGACAAAATCCGTCCTCTCCTTGACGCCGTTGACAAGCTCAGGAGCCTCATGGTTATGGAGGAAGGCATTCAGCTCCCCACCATTGTTGTTGTAGGTGACCAATCATCTGGCAAGTCAAGCGTCCTTGAATCCCTGGCCGGCATCAGCCTGCCACGTGGACAAGGTATCTGCACCAGGGTACCCCTTATAATGAGGCTTCAACACCACTCTAGTCCTGAACCAGAGTTCCAGTTGGAGTACAATGGCAAAGTTGAGCACACTGATGAGGTCAACATTGCTGATGATATTGTCAATGCCACCAATGCTATTGCTGGGGCAGGTAAGGGAATTTCTAAAACCCCATTGACTTTGTTGGTGAAAAAGGATGGTGTTCCTGATTTGACTATGGTTGATCTCCCTGGAATCACTAGAGTTCCTGTTCATGGTCAGCCTGAGGATATCTATGATCAAATCAAAGATATGATCATGGAGTATATCAAGCCTGAAGAGAGCATCATTCTCAATGTGTTGTCTGCTACTGTTGATTTTACAACTTGTGAATCCATTAGGATGTCACAGAGTGTGGATAGAGCTGGTGATAGGACCCTGGCTGTGGTCACAAAGGTTGATAAGGCGCCCGAAGGACTATTAGAGAAGGTTACAGCAGACGATGTTAGTATTGGTCTTGGTTATGTCTGTGTGAGGAACCGGATTGGAGATGAAACTTATGAGGAGGCAAGGGCAATATCTCAACAACTTTTTCAAACTCATCCTTTGCTGTCCAAGATTGAAAAATCTATGGTTGGAATTCCAGTTCTGGCTCAAAAGTTGGTGCAGATTCAAGCTTCTAGCATAGCTAGAAACTTGCCAGACATTGTCAAGAAGATAAATGACAAGCTGAGTTCTTGTCTTCTGGAGCTGAACAAAATGCCAAAGAAACTGTCATCTGTTGCTGAAGCCATGACTGCGTTTATGCAGATCATCGGATCATCAAAAGAATCTCTTAGGAAAATTCTGGTCAGAGGAGAATTTGATGAATTCCCTGATGACAAGCGCATGCATTGCACTGCTCGGCTTTATGAGATGCTCAGTCAGTACTCAGATCAACTTCACAAGTGTGAAGAAAGTGACCCAAAAAGTAACTTCTTAGTAGAGGAGATCAAGATTTTGGAGGAAGCAAAAGGTATTAATCTACCAAATTTTGTTCCCCGCAATGCTTTTCTTGTTATCTTGCAGGGAAAAGTGAAGGGAATTTCGAGCATACCTATTGGTTTTGTTGAGAAGGTTTGGAGTTATATTGAAGAAGTGGTTATGTCTTTGTTAATGCATAATACAGAAAACTATTATCAGCTTCAGGAATGCACCAGAAGAGCTGGCCGTAATCTTATAACAAGGATGAAAGAAAGGTCAGTTGAGTGGATGATGGAGATAGTGGAAATGGAGAAGCTGACTGATTATACATGTAATCCAGAATATGTATCCGAATGGAGCAGGCTGATGGGTCAACAAGACGCATTTGTACATACGGTGTTATCTAAAAATTACTCTACGATCTCTGTAGAGGGTATTGGGGAAGTTGAAGTTGGAGTCCTTCGGCAGTATAATCATGTTCTGTCTCAGGCTTTCGACTTGAAAATGAGGATGACTGCCTATTGGAAAGTTGTTCTGAGAAGGCTTGTTGATTGTATGGCTTTGCATTTGCAGTTGAGTGTTTCGAAACTTGTGAACCAAGACATGGAGAGTGAGATTGTGAATGAGTTGATGGGACCAAATTGTGGTGGTGGGATTGAGAAAATGCTGGAGGAATCTCCAGCAGTTGCCATCAAGCGTGAGAAGCTGGTAAAGAGTATCAAAAAGCTTAGGGATTCCAAAGAGGTTGTTGCTAAGATCTTGGATGGCGTTGCTACCTAA